From Carya illinoinensis cultivar Pawnee chromosome 5, C.illinoinensisPawnee_v1, whole genome shotgun sequence, one genomic window encodes:
- the LOC122308933 gene encoding protein DETOXIFICATION 14-like — protein sequence MEKSLLVKDREDQKREGCLGVSWDAFAQEAKRVSYVAGPLVAVNLSQYFLQIISIMMVGHLGELSLSSTAIAISLAAVSGFSPVFGMSSALETICGQAYGARQYKKLGNRTYTAIFSLFLVCLPLSLLWIYMGKILVFMGQDPLISHEAGIFIMWLIPALFAYATLQALVRYFQTQCLIIPMLVSSCVTLCFHVPLCWVLVFRSRLEHLGGSVAIGMSYWLNVILLGLYMKYSSACEKTRVPISMQMFKGIGEFFRFAIPSAVMICLEWWSFELLTLLSGFLPNPKLETSVLSVCLATLSTLFMIPEGLGAAASTRVSNEIGAGNPQAARLAVTVVMLITVTEALMVSSALYASRHAFGYVFSNEKEVVDYVTTMAPLVCLSVILDSLHGVLSGIARGCGWQDVGAYVNLGAYYLCGLPVGVLLGFWVQLRGKGLWIGVLVGAFVQAFLLFVITSCTDWGKQASKARERIFEGKS from the exons atggagaaaagcTTGTTAGTGAAAGATAGAGAAGATCAGAAGAGAGAGGGTTGTTTGGGCGTATCATGGGACGCGTTTGCTCAAGAGGCGAAAAGGGTGAGTTACGTAGCAGGGCCTCTGGTGGCTGTGAATTTATCGCAATATTTTTTGCAGATTATTTCAATTATGATGGTTGGTCACCTTggcgagctctctctctctagcactGCCATTGCCATCTCTCTTGCCGCCGTCTCTGGCTTCAGTCCTGTT TTTGGAATGTCGAGTGCACTGGAAACTATATGCGGGCAAGCTTATGGAGCTCGGCAATATAAAAAACTAGGAAATCGAACTTACACTGctattttctctctatttttggtTTGTCTCCCTCTGTCTCTTTTGTGGATTTATATGGGGAAAATACTAGTTTTCATGGGCCAAGACCCTTTAATTTCACATGAAGCTGGAATATTCATAATGTGGCTCATTCCTGCACTCTTTGCTTATGCAACTCTTCAAGCTCTTGTTCGATACTTTCAGACGCAATGCTTGATAATTCCTATGCTAGTAAGCTCTTGTGTCACTCTTTGTTTCCATGTACCTCTCTGTTGGGTTTTGGTATTCAGGTCTAGACTAGAACATCTTGGAGGATCGGTAGCTATTGGTATGTCATATTGGTTGAATGTAATTCTACTCGGATTGTACATGAAGTACAGTAGTGCCTGTGAAAAAACCAGGGTCCCAATTTCAATGCAGATGTTCAAAGGAATTGGGGAGTTCTTCCGTTTTGCCATCCCTTCTGCTGTAATGATTTG CCTTGAGTGGTGGTCATTTGAGCTACTTACCCTGCTGTCAGGGTTTTTACCAAATCCAAAGCTGGAAACTTCAGTCCTGTCTGTGTG TTTGGCAACCCTCTCAACACTCTTTATGATACCAGAAGGACTAGGGGCTGCAGCAAG CACTAGAGTTTCAAATGAAATAGGAGCTGGGAATCCACAAGCAGCACGCCTAGCTGTCACTGTTGTGATGCTTATTACAGTCACAGAGGCACTCATGGTAAGCTCGGCCCTTTATGCCAGCCGCCATGCCTTTGGTTATGTTTTCAGCAATGAGAAGGAAGTAGTAGATTATGTCACAACCATGGCTCCTCTGGTATGTCTGTCGGTTATACTGGACAGCTTACATGGAGTCCTTTCAG GCATTGCTAGGGGATGTGGGTGGCAGGATGTGGGTGCTTATGTCAACCTAGGGGCATATTATCTCTGTGGACTTCCAGTCGGAGTTCTTTTGGGTTTTTGGGTGCAGTTGAGAGGAAAGGGCCTTTGGATTGGAGTACTAGTTGGTGCTTTTGTGCAAGCATTTCTCCTCTTTGTCATAACAAGTTGTACTGACTGGGGAAAACAG GCAAGCAAGGCAAGGGAGAGAATATTTGAGGGGAAATCTtaa
- the LOC122308795 gene encoding protein DETOXIFICATION 12-like, which yields MGDTEKNMEESLLQKGREDKRTETPSITWGVLTEEIKRLGFLAAPMVAVTLSLYLLQVISMMMVGHLGELALSSTAIAISLSGVTGFSLLFGMASALETLSGQAYGAQQYRKLGVQTYTAIFSLTLVCFPVSLIWIYIGKFLTLIGQDPLISHEAGKFTIWLVPALFAYATLQPLVRYFQTQSLVKPMLISSLATLSFHIPLCWALVFKSGLGNVGAALAINISYWLNVILLGLYMKYSSACAKTRVPISMELFQGIGEFFQFAIPSAIMICLEWWSYEILILLSGLLPNPQLETSVLSVCLTTITTLYMIPYGLGAAASTRVSNELGAGNPQAARVALFVVLFLAVTETSIVSITLLASRHVFGYTFSNEKEVVDYVTIMAPLVSVSIILDSLQGVLSGVARGSGWQHIGAYVNLGAFYLCGIPAAAVLGFWAQYRGRGLWIGIQTGAFVQTVLLSIVTSRTNWEKQASKARERIFAGRLPKDNDTSQQGILVS from the exons ATGGGAGACACTGAGAAGAACATGGAAGAGAGTCTACTacaaaaaggaagagaagatAAAAGAACTGAGACTCCATCAATAACATGGGGTGTGCTCACTGAGGAGATAAAGAGGTTGGGTTTCTTGGCAGCTCCTATGGTGGCGGTGACTCTATCACTGTACCTGTTGCAGGTCATTTCAATGATGATGGTGGGTCATCTGGGTGAACTTGCTCTCTCTAGCACCGCTATTGCCATCTCTCTTTCTGGAGTCACTGGCTTCAGTCTTCTT TTTGGAATGGCAAGTGCACTGGAAACTTTAAGTGGGCAAGCTTATGGAGCTCAACAGTATCGGAAACTTGGAGTTCAAACTTACACTGCTATATTCTCTCTGACCTTAGTCTGTTTTCCCGTGTCTTTGATATGGATCTATATTGGGAAGTTTCTAACTTTGATAGGCCAAGACCCTCTAATTTCACACGAAGCTGGTAAATTCACAATCTGGCTTGTTCCTGCGCTCTTTGCATATGCAACACTTCAGCCACTTGTTAGATACTTTCAGACACAAAGTCTTGTCAAGCCAATGCTTATCAGCTCTCTTGccactctttcttttcacaTACCTCTGTGTTGGGCTTTGGTATTCAAGTCTGGGCTGGGAAACGTCGGAGCAGCATTAGCTATTAACATTTCATATTGGTTAAATGTGATTTTGCTTGGATTATACATGAAGTACTCTTCTGCCTGCGCAAAAACTCGCGTTCCAATTTCTATGGAGCTGTTCCAAGGAATTGGGGAGTTCTTTCAATTTGCCATCCCTTCTGCTATAATGATTTG CCTTGAGTGGTGGTCGTACGAGATTCTTATTTTACTGTCCGGGCTTTTACCCAATCCACAGCTAGAAACTTCAGTGCTTTCTGTATG TCTCACAACCATCACAACACTCTATATGATACCATACGGACTTGGTGCTGCAGCAAG TACAAGAGTTTCAAATGAATTAGGAGCAGGGAACCCACAAGCTGCTCGTGTAGCTCTCTTTGTTGTGTTGTTTCTTGCAGTCACAGAGACAAGTATAGTGAGCATAACCCTTCTTGCCAGCCGGCATGTTTTTGGTTACACTTTTAGCAATGAGAAGGAAGTTGTGGACTACGTAACAATCATGGCTCCTCTCGTTTCTGTATCAATTATACTTGACAGCTTACAAGGGGTTCTTTCAG GTGTTGCTAGAGGATCTGGGTGGCAGCATATAGGGGCTTATGTCAACCTGGGGGCATTCTATCTTTGTGGAATTCCAGCTGCTGCAGTACTGGGTTTCTGGGCGCAGTATAGAGGAAGGGGCCTTTGGATTGGAATACAAACTGGTGCTTTTGTTCAGACTGTTTTGCTCTCTATTGTAACAAGTCGTACAAACTGGGAAAAACAG GCTAGCAAGGCAAGGGAGAGGATATTTGCGGGGAGACTTCCCAAAGATAATGATACAAGTCAGCAGGGAATTTTGGTCAGCTAA
- the LOC122311663 gene encoding protein DETOXIFICATION 12-like: MGDTEKNMEESLLQKGRKDKRTETPSITWGVLTEEIKRLGFLAAPMVAVTLSLYLLQVISMMMVGHLGELALSSTAIAISLSVVTGFSLLFGMASALETLSGQAYGAQQYRKLGVQTYTAIFSLTLVCFPVSLIWIYIGKFLTLIGQDPLISHEAGKFTIWLVPALFAYATLQPLVRYFQAQSLVKPMLISSLATLSFHIPLCWALVFKSGLGNVGAALAINISYWLNVILLGLYMKYSSACAKTRVPISMELFQGIGEFFQFAIPSAIMICLEWWSFELLILVSGLLPNPQLETSVLSVCLTTISTLYMIPYGLGAAASTRVSNELGAGNPQAARVALFAVLFLTVTETSIVSITLLASRHVFGYTFSNEKEVVDYVTIMAPLVSVSIILDSLQGVLSGVARGSGWQHIGAYVNLGAFYLCGIPAAAVLGFWAQYRGRGLWIGIQTGAFVQTVLLSIVTSRTNWEKQASKARERIFAGRLPKDNDTSQQGILVR; this comes from the exons ATGGGAGACACCGAGAAGAACATGGAAGAGAGTCTACtacaaaaaggaagaaaagataaaagaacCGAGACTCCATCAATAACATGGGGTGTGCTCACTGAGGAGATAAAGAGGTTGGGTTTCTTGGCAGCTCCTATGGTGGCGGTGACTCTATCACTGTACCTGTTGCAGGTCATTTCAATGATGATGGTGGGTCATCTGGGTGAACTTGCTCTCTCTAGCACCGCTATTGCCATATCTCTTTCTGTGGTCACCGGCTTCAGTCTTCTT TTTGGAATGGCAAGTGCACTGGAAACTTTAAGTGGGCAAGCTTATGGAGCTCAACAGTATCGGAAACTTGGAGTTCAAACTTACACTGCTATATTCTCTCTGACCTTAGTCTGTTTTCCCGTGTCTTTGATATGGATCTATATTGGGAAGTTTCTAACTTTGATAGGCCAAGACCCTCTAATTTCACACGAAGCTGGTAAATTCACAATCTGGCTTGTTCCTGCGCTCTTTGCATATGCAACACTTCAGCCACTTGTTCGATACTTTCAGGCACAAAGTCTTGTCAAGCCAATGCTTATCAGCTCTCTTGccactctttcttttcacaTACCTCTATGTTGGGCTTTGGTATTCAAGTCTGGGCTGGGAAACGTCGGAGCAGCATTAGCTATTAACATTTCATATTGGTTAAATGTGATTTTGCTTGGATTATACATGAAGTACTCTTCTGCCTGCGCAAAAACTCGAGTTCCAATTTCTATGGAGCTGTTCCAAGGAATTGGGGAGTTCTTTCAATTTGCCATCCCTTCTGCTATAATGATTTG CCTTGAGTGGTGGTCGTTTGAGCTGCTTATTTTAGTGTCTGGGCTTTTACCCAATCCACAGCTAGAAACTTCAGTGCTTTCTGTATG TCTCACAACCATCTCAACACTCTATATGATACCATACGGACTTGGTGCTGCAGcaag TACAAGAGTTTCAAATGAATTAGGAGCAGGGAACCCACAAGCTGCTCGTGTAGCTCTCTTTGCTGTGTTGTTTCTTACAGTCACAGAGACAAGTATAGTGAGCATAACCCTTCTTGCCAGCCGGCATGTTTTTGGTTACACTTTTAGCAATGAGAAGGAAGTTGTGGACTACGTAACAATCATGGCTCCTCTCGTTTCTGTATCAATTATACTTGACAGCTTACAAGGGGTTCTTTCTG GTGTTGCTAGAGGATCTGGGTGGCAGCATATAGGGGCTTATGTCAACCTGGGGGCATTCTATCTTTGTGGAATTCCAGCTGCTGCAGTACTGGGTTTCTGGGCGCAGTATAGAGGAAGGGGCCTTTGGATTGGAATACAAACTGGTGCTTTTGTTCAGACTGTTTTGCTCTCTATTGTAACAAGTCGTACAAACTGGGAAAAACAG GCTAGCAAGGCAAGGGAGAGGATATTTGCGGGGAGACTTCCCAAAGATAATGATACAAGTCAGCAGGGAATTTTGGTCCGCTAA